GCCTTGAGTACGAGCTCACTGTGGAAGACTGGGACAAGGGGAAGAGCGAATTGCTTTGGAAGTCAAACCCGGTGCACAAGAAGGTCCCGGTGCTTTTGGACAATGGAGTCGTGATTGCAGAGTCGAAAGTGATTCTGGAGTACATTGATGAGAAGTGGAAGGGAGGTGATCTTTATCCGTTGTTGCCTCAATACCCTCATGAGAGAGCTCAAGCTCGTTTCTGGGCTCAGTTTGCTGATGACAAGATGACTCTTTTGACTTTCTCCcctggtttttgttttttcgtgTGTTGTTTTTGCAATTTGCTGATGGCAATTGGCAAGGTGACTTTATTTCCTCCATATTCTGAGACAAGAATATGGAGGAGAAACATATTAAGGTAAAGGCACGGCGTTGGAGTGCCATATTTGCTTTTCTTGAACCCCCCAGATTCCATCTATGGATACACAGCACATATCAAAGCTAAATGCCAGCTCCTGAATGGCAAACTATGGCAGAATTGATACGGAATATGGATCGAGCTCTTTGGAATCGGTTTTCTTGCTTATATATGCTGGACAACGGAAAATGCAATATTACAAATTTTTCTCCATGAGAAGGTTTTCTGATGCCGTGTCTGCAACTGAGaaaattgcattgaaaagaacGAGCCCTTAAATTAAATCGATGTAGAAAATCAACCATAGTGCTAGCTTTGCCAAGGGGATGCTTACCCATGTACTCAAAGAGTTAATGTTATTAAATCCTCTTAGTAACTCTTCTAGTATGTCTTATCGGTTAGATTTTCTTCTGGCACCCAAATATATAATTCACATCCTTCAGAAACAGACTTTATATTATGCATGTTTTTGGCTACAGCAGAATAAATGCCCATCGAATCAAATAATTCTTCTTGATGACAAGCttgcttgttctttttttcccatgtCACTGAGAACAGTGTGTCTTTGGAACTTGGGGAGCAGCATGTCATGCTGATGCGCTGGAAAAGGAGAAAGCAGTGGAGAGTACATTAGAGTCGTTTGGGTATCTAGAGAAGCAGATCAAAGGGAAGAAGTTCTTCGCGGGAGACAAGATAGGCTATTTGGATCTTGTAGTTGGTTGGATCCCGCATTGGCTTGGCGTCATTGAAGAAACTGGAGGCATTAAAATTCTTGATGCTGAGAGTTTCCCATCCCTTCATGAATGGGCACAAAACTTCATCAAAATTCCGCTGATTAAAGAATGCGTTCCACCTAGAGATATGCTGGTTAACTATTCGACTACTCTCCTCAGCTACCTGCGTTCCTCAGCACCGAACAAGCCATAAAATACACCCTTCATTAAGATTGAGCAACGTGTTGCTCTTGTTTTGCTGCcctgttttcctctcttatccTTGTAACCTTCTGATATGGCGCAATAACATAATTATAATCAGCTTTCTCTTGGGAGATTATGAGCAAATTCAATATTATTCCTGGGATCGCCGTTCCTTGTGTAAGCTTCCAGTGGTTGAATGGGTTAAATTAAAAGGTGTATAGACCTCTAGGCAATGACATCTGAATCTGGATCAGGAGTTCATTAAACAAGGAGCTTTACCTTGGGAATGCGAGATTCACTACCTCCCCCTGCTTCTGACAGTCTAACGTTGAAGCATGGCTTCGACTTGGTTTCGTGAGATTGGTAAGTTCTTTTTGTGCAGATGGATCACTATCAAAAGTGCAGGTGTGATGCCAAGGTTGAAATAGTACTCAAacgaaaaaaagagaaaaaaaagtaaaaagattgaATCAGTTCTCACGTGATGTCATTGAATTCGTTATGACTTATATCTTGTCGGTGCAATGAAATAGATTATGTAGCTCCAAAGTTCAAACCCTGATTCTTGTTAAACTTACAGCATATGAAGCGCTTGAATGAGGGTTTTGATCATGTCAAAAGTGCAATGGGAGAAACTTGGATATTCTAGATAACTATTTGCTGCTCTAATTTACTTAATGCACTTGTTGTCTTCTGTTTTGATTCTCCTTGTCGAGTCAACTTGCCCTTCTTTCATTACAATCCCTCGAGATTGATATCGGCTAAAATTGTACCATGTTCTTGGAGTTTTCATCTTGAAGATTATCCAACATTTATCTCAATAATAATGGATAGACCAATCATTGAATCATTATGAACTCTGTTGAATATCGGGTTAGAAAGTTCACTGCCTAAATCAATCCGCTTGTAAAATTCGATAACTAGCAGTCCGTTGGAGCAACGCAAGAACATGATGCTGCCTTTAACAAACTCGAAAATGGATGACTCGTCATACTTTCGAGTCGGCGAGTGAAAAGGATCACAAATATCTCGTTCCGAAATGGCTCCTTCAGGAGTCCCTCACTAACGGCTCTCCAGTGGGAAGTTAACTCTTCGGCTTTTGCAAAATTTCCTTCTGTGGAGTTTATAGGCAGCTCCGTCATTCCCCTCACCTGATCCTTTTACTTCTTCAGGAGATACAAGATAAACCGGCATTTTAAACTCTGTCCACTTTTCTTCACTTATTGTTCCCTTCACAGAACCAGGAAATGGAAAAGGCAAGTCGATTTCGTGAAGTAATGGTTCTCAGGTTAGAAGACTGAACTATTCTGAAAAGAAAGATTTTCACTTAATCCACAAAAAAATAGAACTACTCTCAAGCCGTTAAATGAGGCATAATGTTGCAAGGAATTCTCCAAGTTAACCAGGTGAACCTTGAAGCTTCTAAGGACCTTTCTTGAGTACTCTAGATCATTCTTGACGTCAATATGGGAAATGTATACAAAGGCAATCAAGAGTaattttcagggataaaatgaGAAATATACTTGTATTCCAGAGACTTCTCATTGATCTCTATCGTCTATCTCTACCGTTAGATTGGGTTAGAGATCAAGGATCCTTGTATAGATAGAGATCCCCTCATTTGATTTCACCCAGATACAAACACAAGTTCAGAGCTCTCTCTAGTTTCACAAATAGAGTTGAACTAGATTCTAGCTTTTTGTTACAGTTCCACTTTGAAGTCCAGAGGTGATATCCAACAAAACCTTTCTATTATGACTCCGCAGATTTTGCACGGATGAAACTAAAATTACAATATAAATTAGAAGATTGAAGTCCAGAGGCGATATCCAACAAAACAATAGACTTGGTGGCAACATTTGCAACAAGAGCAGTTGCATCTGGGCACCCGGAATGATAAGTGCCATTAGTCCTCCAACATCTCGTGCTCAAGCATGTAAAAAACAGTTCATGCTTTTGGCAAACTGAGTTTAAGTACATAAACATGGCTGGACTagaatttacacaaaaattttCAGGACAATCGAAGCTGGCTACAGCATTCCACCTGAAATTCGCCCACCAACATTGAAAATAGCCAAAAGTAAGCAAACAAAAGTTTACTTGTGAGAAACTTACAAAAAAGTATGCACAACTACTTCTCCATGTCTTCACAAGGACATGAGCGCACGAAAATCGTCCAACCCAATCTCACTTCGATCTTTTGAAACCCTCTTCCCAAATGCTTCCCTTgccaatttcttcttcctctcctgtAACTCCAATATCCTCTCTTCGATACTGTTACGTGCTATCAACCTTACAATCTTCACATCCTCCTTTTGCCCGATCCTGTGAACTCGATCCATGGCTTGTTCCTCAACTGCAGGATTCCACCACGGTTCTAGCAGATAAACCGTCGATGCAGCTGTCAGATTTATACCAGCACCAGAAGCCTTGAGGCTGGCAAGCAACACGGTGGCTGTACTTTGCTCATGCGCTCCAAACTCTTCAATCACTCGTGATCTCCTTTTGCATTCATTGAACCGTCCAGGCGCAAGATCTTAAAACCAGCCGCTCTAAGTGGCTCTTCCAAGAGTAATAGCATTTTTCTAAATTGGGAATACACAACTGATTTTGAAGTCAATTTTTGGTCCTTTGCTGCAAGGAGGAGTTTCAAAAGAGCAGAAACTTTGGcagaagaaatggattcagaACAATTTTCCACTTTGCTATTTTCAGATGATTCCGTTGGAGCAGAGAATAGGTCAGACTCGGTCAAAGGACGGCGACAAAGGGGACAGTTCCTTTTCGAATTCTGTAGAGTCTTGAGAATACAAGCTCGGCAATAGATGTGAGCACAACAAGTGATTATGAGATCAGTACATGGAGAAATGCATATAGGGCAATCAAAATCTTCACCATCTTGCAGCACTGCAACCAACTTCTTCAGCAACTCTGGGTTATTAGATACATCTGCCACATTTGAGATCACAGTTATCTATTGTTCATTGCACATCAGATAAAAGCACAAAGGACCTCCATAACTTTTGAGGACAGATAATGGAAACGCAATCTTAATACATGACACTGTCCACGGCCttatttacttaaaaaaataaaattcagttGCATAATTaaccaaaattacaaatttaaagaTATCCATCGATAACAAAAGTTTAAGTTCTATAAAGTCTTCAAAGTGTGTTCTTCAAACTCAACATAAGAAAACACTTCCTCAGATTTAGTCAAAACTCCCAAGGCAAATTTAGATAGCTGAGTAGCAGGCAGATTGCTGATAACATGTGCCATATTAAAACTCCaagttattataaaaaaataaaaaaataaataataataataataaaataaacccaaaatgaaaggaaaattatcatGCGATGCTTCTGTGGGTTGACTGGCATGTAGCAGATATCCAATTAATACTGTTGAGCTAAACTGATTTCATATTTGAGTCACATGTATGCATGTAGCCGATCAGAGTTTTAGATCAGGCTGACTACTTCACAAGCAAGCTATAAACAGGTCAGGAGTAAAACATGTCCAACTCCCATCCTCGCCATCCAAGAGTCTTACTCAAAATTTAATTACTAACAATAATAGCCATTGCTCTAATTAATGTCCCAAATGAGGCAAAACTTCCTTTTGAGTGAAATCATGAGAACATTTAAGTACACATGCTGATTCATGAACAGATTGTACAGTGAACTAGAAGAAGCATTATGACAGcaactctttctttcttcccaaTTTTGGCTAAGTGGGAAACTAGAGGAAATTCAAGAATCACAAATGTTCAAACAACTGAAACCTAGTTTTGCATGACAAATGTTTACAAAGGTAAAACCACAAATAACAACCGTGACAACAATTGCACAACACCAGCTCAACCACCAAAACTAACTTAAACAATCTTCGCAAAATTCTCTCCTCAATGGTGAAATAATATACCAAGTCATGTATAAAAGAACACATAGTATCCATTAGGACTTCACAATACCTTCAATATTGTCAGATGGAAGAAGCGACTTCAGATCTGGAGGGCACAAGGCCATGCTAATGCATATCTGTCTAAGTCTCAGAATTATACCAAGCACAGTAGTGTAATTACGCATCAAACTGCCAGCATTGATACATTCCTGGACAGCACTCTTGGCCTTTCTTTCCATCTGGTCATACAGTTCACGTTCTTCACGAGAAAGTTCGACATAACAAGTCTCTattgtttttttgggtaatcCAATCAAACCCTTGTCCTTTGTCCTTCGTAGAGAAATGGTGGCCATCAGAACCTGAAGCAAAATACATTAAAATACCACATAAAGAGCATGGCCCACACAAGAACAGAAATCGACAGTCACAACTATTAGGCACATGAGAATAAAAGCTGGATATGAACTGATGAGGcaatttcatcatcaaaacATTTATCCTGGTTTTATAAGTCAAAGTGATTGTTATAATGCTCCTACCGGTATCTCATGTATTAATAATCTCAAGCAGCATTCTAAGACTTCTTAAATAGATCAGATAAAAACTAAGCAGCACAGATGACTCGTTATTGAATAAAATACTATgcctataaaatttcatttttaacatAACCTCCTAAATGGACATGCTGCAATATTAATCCTCAAAATCGGACATATATCTTTCTCTTCAATGTATAAATTGTTAGATAATTGACACCAAAAAATTACCTGCAGACGGGAAAGCCCTGTCTGATTCCCTTGGCTGAGTGGACGCTGGATCAAACTTTGCCAATAGCTCTTTATAGAAAAAGGCTCAAACCGCAAAATGACATCAAAGAGAACAAGTCAAATGAACCATTCTGAATAGGCGTTCCAGTTACCACCCACCTCCTCTTAGCCTTCAATTTAGTGACCGCTTGGCTTTGTTGGGCATTCGCATTCTTAATCAGATGAGCTTCATCCAAAATGACTCTCCACCACTCTATCTTTTTCACAGGAGATTCTTCCCAAGGTTCCTCAGTAGCCAATATGGTATAGGTGGTCAACACAATGTCATATTTCTTAAGCTCCTCAGCATCTCTCGTCCTGTCTCCATAGTACATATATACTTTCATCTTCCCAGGAATAGTATGCTCGCTTAGCTGTGTAATCCAAGTGGAAAACACAGATGGAGGGCACACAACTAAAGTCGATTTGGTACTCAGCACATCAGGCGTCTCATCTAGACTTGAAGATGATGCCTTCCGATTACTAGTTGAAGCAGTTTTTTGGGTTTTACGCTTCTTTTGCGACTGAGAAACCCCTTTACTCGTTCTACCTCTCTTACCCTTTGTCTTAGCCGACTCAGATCGAACCTCATCATCCCCACATTGTTCACCAGCACTATTGACACGATCCCCAGCTATAAAACtaccaaatttatcaaaagcaatCAAAGAAAGTAATGTCAAAGTCTTACCCAAACCCATATCATCTGCAAAAATGCCACCTCGCAGAGGTTCCGCCCTTATCTGTGCGATAGTTCGTCAATACGTTCACATACTCGCCATCTCTCTCCTCCCAAAATGGAGGCAACTCCCCAGAATTCTCTCTATGAACCAACCAACCCAAACCCTCCTTCTGATGTTGGAACAGTACAGACTTAATCACCTCTCCCGGTGGCTCCAGGGCCTCCATCTTCGCCTTCTTCCCGACATTCTCGTCGGCCAGCTTAAAAATCTCATCCACACTCCTCACCTCCTTCCCACCCTTCCTCTCCTTCACCACGACCGCCTCCGACAGGGCGAACGACGCGCCCGCGTCCGAAATGAGCACCAACCCGCCTCGCGAAACAGCCGACTTCACGAGGTCGAAGGCCTCGACCCTGGCAAAGATGTGAACTTGGCAGGCGATCCTGAACTTGCTCCCGGCGCTGCTGGTCTTGGGCACGATGCCCTCGACGGAGATCACGTGGGAGTCGATCAAGGGGCCaggacggcggcgacggcgcgCTCGATGTGGCCGACCTGGACGGACCTGGTGTTGAGGACCTTGATGGCGTTCTCGTCGTAGGGGTTGAGGGCTCGCGGACGAGGCCCACCATCTCGCGGCCGCTGATGGTGCCGGAGTAGTGGCGGAGGCCGACGACGTTGGCGATGATGAAGCCGAGGAGGTACGTTTCGGAGGCGGACGCttgagaggaggaggaagaagaaggctgGGAGCCTTGAGAAGCG
This region of Eucalyptus grandis isolate ANBG69807.140 chromosome 8, ASM1654582v1, whole genome shotgun sequence genomic DNA includes:
- the LOC104425387 gene encoding glutathione transferase GST 23; the protein is MAKLKIIFSATSLFCTRIEWALKLKGLEYELTVEDWDKGKSELLWKSNPVHKKVPVLLDNGVVIAESKVILEYIDEKWKGGDLYPLLPQYPHERAQARFWAQFADDKMTLLTFSPAACHADALEKEKAVESTLESFGYLEKQIKGKKFFAGDKIGYLDLVVGWIPHWLGVIEETGGIKILDAESFPSLHEWAQNFIKIPLIKECVPPRDMLVNYSTTLLSYLRSSAPNKP
- the LOC104425383 gene encoding LOW QUALITY PROTEIN: putative SWI/SNF-related matrix-associated actin-dependent regulator of chromatin subfamily A member 3-like 1 (The sequence of the model RefSeq protein was modified relative to this genomic sequence to represent the inferred CDS: inserted 6 bases in 5 codons), which encodes MGDLARNFLQHLYWQFCESDDEPPIASQGSQPSSSSSSQASASETYLLGFIIANVVGLRHYSGTISGREMVGLVREPXNPYDENAIKVLNTRSVQVGHIERAVAAVLAPXIDSHVISVEGIVPKTSSAGSKFRIACQVHIFARVEAFDLVKSAVSRGGLVLISDAGASFALSEAVVVKERKGGKEVRSVDEIFKLADENVGKKAKMEALEPPGEVIKSVLFQHQKEGLGWLVHRENSGELPPFWEERDGEYVNVLTNYRTDXRAEPLRGGIFADDMGLGKTLTLLSLIAFDKFGSFIAGDRVNSAGEQCGDDEVRSESAKTKGKRGRTSKGVSQSQKKRKTQKTASTSNRKASSSSLDETPDVLSTKSTLVVCPPSVFSTWITQLSEHTIPGKMKVYMYYGDRTRDAEELKKYDIVLTTYTILATEEPWEESPVKKIEWWRVILDEAHLIKNANAQQSQAVTKLKAKRRWVVTGTPIQNGSFDLFSLMSFXRFEPFSIKSYWQSLIQRPLSQGNQTGLSRLQVLMATISLRRTKDKGLIGLPKKTIETCYVELSREERELYDQMERKAKSAVQECINAGSLMRNYTTVLGIILRLRQICISMALCPPDLKSLLPSDNIEDVSNNPELLKKLVAVLQDGEDFDCPICISPCTDLIITCCAHIYCRACILKTLQNSKRNCPLCRRPLTESDLFSAPTESSENSKVENCSESISSAKVSALLKLLLAAKDQKLTSKSVVYSQFRKMLLLLEEPLRAAGFKILRLDGSMNXKRRSRVIEEFGAHEQSTATVLLASLKASGAGINLTAASTVYLLEPWWNPAVEEQAMDRVHRIGQKEDVKIVRLIARNSIEERILELQERKKKLAREAFGKRVSKDRSEIGLDDFRALMSL